One window from the genome of Marinobacter sp. LV10R510-11A encodes:
- a CDS encoding NfeD family protein — protein sequence MEWSLTHFWLILALVLGLAELTSGVLVLLTLAIAAALTAVLAFVGMSFEWQLVGMGVFSGLMVPIAIRWIRPCFSPKGVAYGTTGTGVEQGKRYHTLKRDFDGATGIKVNGDFYRLRDDNTGATDFPAGTDVIFRKFDGTTAIIQAVTLKEQ from the coding sequence ATGGAATGGAGTCTTACGCATTTTTGGCTGATTCTAGCCCTCGTGCTGGGCCTAGCTGAACTGACATCCGGCGTGCTTGTGCTGCTAACGCTGGCTATTGCTGCCGCTCTTACCGCAGTACTGGCCTTCGTCGGTATGTCATTCGAGTGGCAGCTTGTCGGCATGGGCGTGTTCTCGGGTCTGATGGTGCCCATCGCTATCCGCTGGATCCGCCCATGCTTTTCCCCAAAAGGGGTGGCATATGGAACCACTGGTACAGGCGTCGAGCAAGGTAAGCGCTATCACACACTGAAGCGAGATTTCGACGGCGCTACAGGTATCAAAGTCAACGGCGACTTTTATCGCTTGAGAGACGACAATACCGGGGCTACCGATTTCCCTGCGGGAACCGACGTCATTTTCAGAAAATTTGATGGCACCACTGCCATTATCCAAGCAGTCACACTCAAGGAACAGTAA